In a single window of the Vitis vinifera cultivar Pinot Noir 40024 chromosome 6, ASM3070453v1 genome:
- the LOC100267338 gene encoding beta-glucosidase 12: protein MAMQGYFILRLFLLLLLSSVGIIKASDTPNYGTALLNRSSFPEGFIFGTASASYQYEGAAYEDGRGPSIWDTYTHKYPERIKDGSNGSIAVDVYHHYKEDVGIMKGMNLDAYRFSISWSRILPNGKLSGGVNKKGIDYYNNLINELLANGIQPFVTIFHWDLPQALEDEYGGFLSPHSVDDFRDYAELCFKEFGDRVKHWITLNEPWSYTMGGYVQGIFPPARCSAWQGLNCTGGDSGTEPYLVSHHLLLAHAAAVHVYKQKYQAYQKGKIGITLVAPWFVPFSNATHHQNAAKRALDFMFGWFMDPLTNGDYPHSMRSLVGSRLPKFSKEQSMMVKGSYDFLGLNYYTANYAAYAPHSSNTKPSYTTDPYANLLTQRNGIPIGIKAASDWLYIYPSGIRKILLYTKKKYNSPLIYITENGIDEVNNSTLSLKEALVDNLRIYYYYHHLSYLKSAIKDGVNVKGYFAWSLLDNFEWNSGYTVRFGINFVDYKDGLKRYPKLSATWFKNFLKK, encoded by the exons ATGGCAATGCAAGGCTATTTTATCTTaagactttttcttcttcttcttctaagcTCAGTGGGCATTATCAAAGCTTCTGATACACCAAACTATGGCACTGCTTTGCTCAACAGAAGCAGCTTCCCGGAGGGTTTCATTTTCGGGACGGCGTCGGCATCTTACCAG TATGAAGGTGCTGCATATGAAGATGGTAGAGGACCTAGTATATGGGACACTTACACTCATAAATATCCAG AAAGGATAAAAGATGGAAGTAACGGAAGCATAGCTGTTGATGTTTATCATCATTATAAG GAAGATGTAGGGATTATGAAGGGAATGAATCTTGATGCTTATAGGTTCTCAATCTCGTGGTCTAGAATATTGCCGA ATGGAAAGCTAAGTGGGGGAGTGAACAAGAAGGGAATCGACTATTACAACAACCTCATCAATGAGCTTCTAGCCAATG GCATTCAACCTTTTGTGACCATTTTCCATTGGGACCTCCCTCAAGCCCTAGAAGATGAGTATGGTGGTTTCTTGAGTCCCCATAGTGT GGATGATTTCCGAGATTACGCGGAGCTTTGCTTTAAAGAGTTTGGGGACAGGGTGAAGCATTGGATAACATTAAACGAGCCATGGAGCTATACCATGGGTGGTTATGTGCAGGGGATATTTCCTCCTGCTAGATGTTCTGCATGGCAAGGGCTGAATTGCACTGGTGGGGACTCAGGGACTGAGCCCTATTTGGTGTCACACCACCTACTTCTTGCCCATGCAGCTGCTGTCCATGTCTACAAGCAAAAATATCAG GCATATCAGAAGGGGAAGATCGGAATCACATTGGTGGCGCCCTGGTTTGTACCATTCTCGAATGCGACTCACCATCAGAACGCGGCGAAGCGGGCTCTTGATTTCATGTTTGGATG GTTCATGGATCCATTGACTAATGGAGACTATCCTCATAGCATGCGATCGCTTGTTGGAAGCCGATTGCCTAAGTTCTCTAAGGAGCAATCCATGATGGTAAAAGGGTCATATGATTTTCTTGGATTGAATTACTACACTGCTAATTATGCAGCCTATGCTCCCCACTCTAGTAATACAAAACCTAGCTACACAACGGATCCTTATGCTAATCTTCTGA CTCAACGGAATGGCATTCCTATCGGTATAAAG GCAGCTTCAGATTGGCTCTATATTTATCCAAGTGGAATTCGAAAAATTTTGTTGTACACAAAGAAGAAGTATAATTCTCCACTTATTTACATTACAGAGAATG GAATTGATGAAGTGAATAATAGTACATTATCACTTAAAGAAGCCCTTGTTGACAACTTAAGGATATACTACTACTATCATCATCTTTCTTACCTTAAGAGCGCAATCAA GGATGGGGTCAATGTGAAAGGATATTTTGCATGGTCATTATTGGACAACTTTGAATGGAATTCGGGTTATACAGTTCGCTTTGGTATAAACTTTGTTGATTATAAAGATGGATTGAAAAGATACCCAAAACTCTCAGCAACTTGGTTCAAGAATTTCCTCAAAAAGTAA